cattaataacattttatcaCATTAACATAACAATAGACAGTATACATGACTGCAAACTGATTTTATTTGGTGCATGCTGATACACTAATCTAGctactttaaaatacatttgcCCAGTTTGTTAGTTTGTATGCCATATTCATGTTTACAGAATTATGAAAttaggtggtggtgttattattattattattattagtagtagtagtattagcaACTgagggaaataaacaaaaaacgtTTATTAGCTGATATATATCTCCTTTGACTGTTTGCTTACATTCTGTATCAGTGCtgtttttccagtgtttttttttttttctcgtaGCCATGTTGTGCCCCATCTAATCCCTCGTTGGCTATTAGTTAAACCACTTTAGATAATGAAAACCCTTAGAAACCTCAGTGTTAGTGGTTATATAACACCCTGAGGTGCTGATTGGAGGAGTCTCTGATTTCAGTTTGTTTCAAAGGAATGTGTGATATGTCTATATATTCTTTAATATGATTTATACTTATGCATGTAAAAAAAAGTAGTGTCAACAGCAGTTGCATTTTTAACACCTCAGGAACATCATGGGATCTGtagaaatattatttatggaCAATGAAATGGTTGTCACCTCAGCCAATATATAAGGCTGGAGTTTTAATATGTTGGAGTGTAGAGATGATTTAAAGACTGTTGCATTTGAAAAATGTGCATTGAAAAAGCTGTAgaccatattttatttatttatctgggCTATGACCCAATTCAACAATTAACAAATTCAACAAAGATCAGGGCTATGAACTAATTCTCTTAACAATTGAGTTGTGCTCATGTTATTGTCCATCTTAACAGCCACATTGTTTTAGGCATTCTGTAACTGTCTGAACATGTATGATAAGTACAACAAGGCACAATTTGAAACGTAATGACCATAATTTAGGTCTAATTTAAGTCTTTCCACTTGCTACCCTTTTACTCCTTTCAACATAAACTAACTTTTCCACGTAAAGAACatctgtttgtttctctgttGGTACAGAACAGGTGTTGAGTCTCTCCTTGTTATCCATAGCATGTTATAAAGCCTGCTTTATGCATTACATAATTTACACCAATCAGCCCTATCATTaagaccacctccttgttttttgattcactgtccattttcttaTTGGTCTAGGACCTCACATGCCCTGCATACTTTTTTTGCGccctttcccccctttcttcAATGATCAGAACGCCCCCAGGATCACAGTAGAGCATTTTTGCTGCACTGAAgttacactgatgtggtggtggtgttgtggtAGTGTGTGCTGCGCTGgttcaagtggatcagacagcagtgctactgTAATTTTTAAACCTGTCATGGTCAGTCACATCGTGTCACGTATACTGTATATACTCTGTGGTGTTCCTGAATACTGAAGAACCGGAGCAAATTTACAAATCGGCTACCGACTAGAATTGTAGAAAGTGCATCTATAAAGTTagtagacagtgagtgtggaAACAAGGTTGTAATAAAGTAATGGCTGATGTTGTTATGGTGTATTTTGTgatgtacatttatatacattccTTAGTTGATAATACTGtaggtttttttattttcataggGAGTTCTATTCCTTTGTGCACACAGGCAGAGTCTGGCTATGGTTCTGAGAGCAGTCTACGACATCATGGCTCTATGTTGTCCCTCACCTCTGCAACCAGTGGCCTTTCAGCTACATCCACATCCTCCTTCAAGGTAAAAAGAACTACTCAAGATCAGGATTGCTTGCTTCTAGCAAAGATGCTTGCTGCAGCAGTAACAATGTAAAGACGGAGAACGAAAATCAAGCCTGCAACCTACTTGTAATTGTAATTTGTTGAAAGATAAATTGTATACTGCTGGTGACTATGCAGAAAGGTCACAGTCTACGGGAGAAGCTGGCAGAGATGGAGACCTTCCGGGACATATTGTGCAGACAAGTGGACACATTGCAGAAATATTTCGACAACTGTGCAAGTGGAGACTACAGAGATGAATACCACAGGGATAAAGGTGAAAAGTTAGAATGTATTTTTCAGAGTAATCCTGATCTAAActgttaaaattaattttggaaGTGTAATTGGAATTCAAAAAGATTCCAATAGAGAGGGCAAAATAAATAGTGACTGAAATATCACATTCACTCCTGGAAAAGAATCAATGGGAAAATTCATTCAGCTATTGCACAATAAgcgttttcattcattatctacaCTCCTTTGTCAGAAGCAGGaaactaaataaatgtttttaagaaTTTTATCCGTTTGTCAAAACATTAGTAAACTTATGTCTTCATAAGTATCTACTGAACAGCCTGATGAAACTGCTTAATAACCATATCATTTAAGTCCAATTTTttagttaatttaaaaatgtaaatccaTTGTTCAGGTGCTCACaccatatttatttgttgtttaccATGCAGAAGTAGAGGATGACGAGGAAGATTTTTCCACCTCAAAACCAGATGGAGACTATCTGCTCAATAGCAACAGTAGCAAAGAAAAGTGTGAGTATAAGTGTATGTTCTTTGCAAATATGGTTTATTTTGAACAAAGgtatttaaggatatttgtcaacaaacacaaagtaataaaattgttttctacaacagcAGTTAACTGGTGGTTCCCTGCTTAAATATCTTGCTTGTGTTCATTTCTGTCTGTCATACATTGTTGATATTAGTCAGGTTGCCAGCAGTAAAGTAGGATTTGCAAAAAGCCTTTTAATATTTCAGGCACTTTGAAGCTGAGTGGGTTTTCTAGAGCTATCAGTAATATTAGTCAGTGTTAGAGATGTCTGCATTAGCTATAAAAACTAGCTTGTGAGTTAAGTATTTTACTGGTATTAGAGATTAGAGTTGCCATATTTTCAGCTATAATTTTGTAGTCTCTAAGCTAAAAGTAAGTTGTCTCTACCTGTGTGAGCTGTATGAGCATTCTGAGCCCAAGAAGTTTAATTTGGGGTGTACTTCCCTTTTCTGTCAATCATTTAGTATTCCCAGTGGCCAATTCCAGAGGACCCACTGGCATTGATTTCAAGGGTGAAGCCATTACTTTTAAAGCCACTACTGCAGGGATCTTGTCCACACTCTCCCACTGCATAGAGCTTATGGTCAAGCGTGAGGAAACCTGGCAAAAGCGACTGGATAAAGTAAGTTGAAACAATATCTATGTCACTATTTTATGCCTTTAACAAGTGTTAAGAGATTACATtacatcagaataaaatcaGACTGCACTCATGAATATCTTTGTAATCCAGCAAGTTTTGTGGCCTTAACATAAGTAACTGATATATCAAAGTACTTTTATTGGTGGTGTATTGGTACCTTTTTACACTGTTGCATTTACTCAAACCATTGCATAActctatttaaataaaacttaatGAAGATAACAAACTGTCAGGAATTAGTTTCTTTTTGGTGTGTAGAACTTACTTGAATTTTTAACTTCTTACCCCTAATGACACATTCAGCAGATCATTATGACTTTCACACACTTGTGACATTTAAGTGGCAGAATTGAACAGCAGAAAAGTACCCATGAGCAACTTAAAAAGAAGGTTATAGTAAATATAGTGGTGTcaattgattaaaaatgttttatcagGTTCATCACAACACTCTCTGATGAATCAaattttcaaatcaaatttatttgtatagcgctttttacaactgatgttgtcacaaagcagcttcacagatttctggtaagacaaagatttttttaattaatcatcAAAAGGGAGATGGAagggagataaatgtgtagAGTAGTATGCAATACAAATTGATTAAAGGAAACTGccctttttaatttattgtaaCATCTCAGTGTAACAGTATTTTTATGATCTTTGAATTAAAATCTCACAATTTGTTCAGTATAAGTTTCAAGGAGAGAGTTAACTTCAAACAGGATGAAGCTaggaattgaataaattgcagcACACAGCTCAGTCAGTGAAACATCTCCATGTTCCAACTTCAACAACTTTATAAGACATAACTTTGTGGATTAAGCAAGGCACGAGAAATAAATGTGCCAAACCTTTCGCAGCAGCTGTCTAtgcttactcactcactcactcactcactcttttgtGCAAGTTATGAGATTAAATCCATATATCAGCATAAAAATAATCTACCTTCAGACAACAGTAGTGATGCTGTGCATATATCGCTTAATAAAACAGCTATTAGGCCACTGTGCTCTGTAAAAACAAGTGAATTGTGAGAGGAagtggccaaatttggtaaagtGGAAaacttcaattaaaaaaaagaattaaggCATTTCTCTATTAATCGCACACATTTCAGCATTAACTTTGACcacaatttgaacacattttaacagAAATTATGAGGGCTTTAATTTATGGCTTAACTCTCAGTAGATATGTTCACTGCTCAAGCAGTACCAAGCTTGCTAGTATCCAGAACGAGAAGCTGCATTCTGTGGAAGTGGTGCTAATTTGACCTCAAGCACTTCTTCTCAGAGACGTGTTATACTTTGCCACCACCTTACTGCAAAAACTCACCCAACAAGTTTTCCTTATACAGTCAAGCCCAGAAGCACCTGAAGGCAGGAAGTGCTTAAATTCTATTTCGTTCTGAGCATGCACAAGGTTAAGGAGTGTGTCTCTATCAGTATTTTGGATCAGAGAAAATAGACCTTCTTGAAGATAAACTGCTGTATTCTCACATCTGGCTCACCAGCTTTTGTGGATGCTTGCGAGTGGATTTAAGATGATGACCAGTTTGCGCCATGTTTCTGCAATGAATAGCTGGACATTTTGGGTTGCTGAATCTCTTGGGTCAACCACACAGAACTGGATACCTGTATGTACTCAGAGCAACATCTACACTGTAGGTGATATCTGACTTACCTGCCTGGAAGGTATATGGTTCTAAATTTGGGCTGGTTATGTCTGTATTTTGATGAGATATGAGGAATCTCATGTTTAACATGTTTAAATAGGCTTTGGACCATGTATTTTCTGTACCACTATATTGCAATACCCACATTCCATGATTAGTGTAATTTTGATTTTCATACATGGTTGTGAACATTATATCTATTATATATTAGCCATACATTAGGGGATTGGCTGCTGCCAATTGTTCAGTTTTTAgtcttttattgtatttttgcaCATTTTGGTGTTCAAATACTACAAATTGTTTTGAAAATTCATAAAAATTATGctataaaagaataaaacagaTTCCTTACTGAAAATGGTTTATTGTGTAAGCTTTGCTTTGGTGTTATAAAAAAGAATATAGAATAACATAAGGAAAAAACAAGCTGTGTGTCATTTATGGCTTTGAATATCTGTACTATAGCATGGATTTTCATTAACTTTAATTAATGCGCAATTAAAAACCACCTAATAACTTTGATATATTCagaaaatatcataaaaaaaaatcataagcGTATCATCAGCATAATCATTATGGCTCAGGGACAGTTTGggcattatttttattactgtatGCACATTTGCAATATGTTATATTTGTGCTTTTCTCTTTGGATGCTTGGATGTGCACAAGGGGAAACTAGCACTTTCTATTCTGCCATAATACTGTTTCGTGGAGTTGTATGGCTTCATGTGGCACGCCTTCATGAGTCATTTACAAAAGGGGTGTTTAATATTTGTATGATATTTTCTTCTAAAGCAATCAAATGTGAAGGTCTTCCACGAGGATCGGCTCATATActttttgtaaatgtgtgttgaaACTTTGTACCTTAAACAATAAATGAGAAAGATTCAAATGGTCTTCTGAGATCAACTTGCTCCCCTAGttctctgttttttgttttttttttctgtgcaacCTGTTTGCAGCCTTTGGGATACAGGCCCCACCTTGTCCTGAATTAAGAACTGGGTTTATGTGTGCATTGGGATTTACCCTGGTTCATTGTCTTTAATATATGACTGAAAATACAACTGCTGGAGCAAAGGGTTCTGTCTGAATTTTTCTACAGACATTTTGCTGTGCCCTTGTGTTTTCTGTAGTTTcaaataaagttgatttgagaaaaatgcatagtaaatattttttactATGCACTGTACTTACTATTCCAATAATTTGTCTGATGTGACAAAACTAAAAGAGACATTTGTTGTTAGGAAATGGAACGGAGAAGAAGAGCAGAAGAAGCCTATAAATCAGCGTTATCAGATCTGAAGAAAAAATCACACTATGGAGGACCAGATTATGAAGTAAGTTGTGCTTACGGCTAATGTCAGTGTTCAGTAAACTGCCACCATATTTGTGTGGTAGTGCAGCTGCAAGAAATCATTTTTTAGTAGAAATACTatgttaaaatgtttcatttatgACTTTCAGGAAGGACCCAATAGTCTCATTAATGAAGATGAATTTTTTGATGCTGTTGAAGCAGCCCTGGATAGACAAGACAAGATAGAGGAGGAGGTGAGCCTGAGGAGGTGTTAAATGTGGCTTGGAATTAAAATGGTTATATTAACCCATACTTGACGGCTTTAACCAAACCTATGTTAATTATATAAGGCCTTGCCTTGGGTGTGCCTGCTACAGTTACTGCTGTATTTGCTCAGTGTCAAAGGTCAGCACCAATTTAAATTTCCTACCATAAACTTACCTtcagggtttgttttttttttcttcttttttccatTGTTGACATTACCAGAAAAAAATGGCTTCTTTAAGGACACTAGACACCAGGTGACATCATATTTCTTTTAGCCATTAATgaaaaggagcaatcagtcattttctcccgTGATGAAGTGGAGACACATGGTGGCTAACAGACTTTTGGTTCACAATTCCTCAGAGAAACTTTGATGTTTTGatgatgttttttctttgtgtgtttaatgCTGTTTAGACTGTAATGGTACTGTAATGTGGTTATTAGTGTCTCAGCAGAGTGAATTATTTTGGTTGCTCACTTTCTAAATTAAGGACTCTTATTATTCTAGTCTGAGAAATGCAGGAGCCCTCGACCAATTACATTCAGCCCAGATGCCTTCTGCTCCATCAGTGCCCAGAGATACTCCACCAAGGTACAATCACTATGAGTTGACAGATAAGTGCCATATAGATTATTAGTATTATAGTTTAATAACCAATGGTTCCTAGTTAATGAAAGATAAAGTTCAAcccaaaaaaaattttttttccccccagagTGTTTTTGGCCTCTCATGTTTAAGATGTGTATATATAGGATATGTGACTGAAATCAACTGGAAAATAGCATTTACTCAATTAAATTATTGCAATCAATTTGAATAATTGTGATTTATTATGCATTTAAGCAATAACTGTAACAAGACAACACATGTACATATGCACATTTACTCGTTTGCtggttattaatttttgtattaaCTGGAAGAGTATGCTTTCTCGTTTATAGCATTCTTACTGAGAAATACTGAGACTTtctatttttctgtttctgactAGATACATGGTGACAGCTCTTAGTCTTTTAAGACTAAGAGTGATTGTACTCTGCTTGATACCTTTATATCCTCCCCCTTCTctgtttttccttctctctttgtgtctcttgAGTTCAGCCTCATAGCCATGCATCTTCCCTGTCCTCTCTCGACTTAGTCAGTGCCTCTGATGATGTGCACAGATTCAGTGCTGAGGTATAGTGCTTTGTCTCTGCTTTAGCCTGCGATAAACTGTTTAATTACCTATATCCACCGCTTTCTCTGCTTCTTTTACATCAACATGAGGTAATATCTAAGAGAAGTCTGTATTAATTTGGAGTTAACAAAAGGTGCTGcctctgtttacatttagaaaagTAAACAAGATCATTTTTCTTAAGTTCTGCTTCAGCTTCAGGTGCAATCAATGTGTCAGAACTCTCCAAGAGGACCACTTCCTAGGAATATCATTAAGCCTCCTATCGTTAACACTGTTAATATCGCTAACAGCTGACTTAATtaaaaaagttatatatatatatatatatattttttttctttctaatcCATTTTGGAAAATTACTTGAAGCTTTGCACCTGACAAGACAATTCTATTTACGCAATATGCAATTCATGTTGTGCTGGTTTGCATGCACAAAGCAGTTCTTGTGTAGGAGACTGACTTGTGTTCCTGTTTGATTTTATACAGTTGGAGGAGATGGTGCATAGCCACATGACCTATTCCTTACAGGATGTGGGTGGGGATGCTAACTGGCAGCTTATCACCGAGGAGGGAGAGATGAAGGTGGGTCAGTTCAGTGGGTTTGATTTTGACTGTTTATATTCCTTTAAATCACAAAGAAGCTTGGACATGAATTTGAAAGATGCTTGATGAGCTCTGGCAGGTATTGTTTGTTATAAATCACACTCAGCCTTTTGAGTTTGTTTTTTGATTGATTTCACAGCCCACTGGAAGCATACCCCATTATGTCAGTATTGTAACTGTGGAAGTGTAACCATTTATGAATAATCTGTCTGTGGGTGACATGCTTAATTTTTGACTGTGCCACCAGATGGCACAGGCAAACTAGATTTTTTTGCTTTGTCAAATTGCTCAAATATAAACAGCTGAAATCTTTAAGCAAATATCTGCTTACAATATCTGATAAAAAGCAAATAATTATATGATGCAGCTATCATCATACATCCTTACATGACATATACACAATCATTTTATGTCAAATAACACATACCTAGATAAACATCAAAATTAACATCCTATATTGACTAAAGGATCTTGTGTGATGGTGTCGTAGAAGGCTTAAGTAATTCAGTTGTTCATTATGTCAGTTTCTGTAATGGTGCGAGCTGCACATTTTGTGTTATTCAGGTGTATAGGAGAGAAGTTGAGGAGAATGGTGTTGTGTTGGACCCTCTCAAAGCCACTCATGCGGTTAAAGGTGTCACAGGTCATGAGGTCTGTCATTACTTTTGGGACACAGCCTATCGGAACGACTGGGAGAGTGAGTTTTTCACACTTGATCTTCTTTCACACAGTTAAAATAGTTATCGTTGCCAGGTGCATCCTATTTCCAATTAAATTTTtatctttccctttctctcagcTACTGTTGAACACTTTAATGTGGTAGAGACATTATCAGAAAAGGCAGTGATTATTTACCAGACTCATAAGGTACAGTTGAAAATGTCATAACTGTATCTGATCTTTTTACCGTCAGATGTGTTTTAATATTCTCTGCTTATTCTAGTCTAAATCTATCTTCCTCTTAATGCTGTTGTAGAGGGTATGGCCTGCTTCACAAAGGGACGTACTTTATCTGTCAGTCATCCGCAAAATTCTTTCCTCCAATGAGAATGAGCCAGATACATGGTTGGTGTGTAACTTCTCTGTCGACCATGACGGTTATCCAGTAAGTGACCAttttttatgcttctgtgtttctTATATGTAAACGTTAAATTTGTAAGAGTGCTGCCCAAGCAGCCAAATTCggaatttaaatttttttttaatagtgcaaactatttgttttttattattatttatttatttttttattatttttttttttttacttttcagcCCACTAACCGATGTATCCGTGCAAAAATCAATGTGGCTATGATCTGTCAGACATTAGTCAGCCCACCAGAGGGCAACAAAGAGATCAGCAGAGACAATATCATCTGCAAAATCACGTATGTTGCCAATGGTGAGTAGTGTTGAATCTATTGTGACAGTGGCTCTCTTCCCTAAAATTTATGGTGTATTTCAGCGTCACTATATTAATAAAGTTTATTCCACTCCCAGTTAATCCAGGTGGATGGGCACCAGCATCAGTGTTGAGGACAGTGGCTAGACGAGAGTATCCTAAATTCTTGAGGCGTTTCACATCATATGTTCAGGAGAAAACGAGGTGCAGTGCGGTCCTCTTTTAAAACAGGTGAGCAACCTGTTAAAtcaaattttatatttcatcCTTGATTTATACAGTTGCAATTTTAAATGCTTAACAACTTGCCTTCTAGCATTCCACGGCAGAATTTTCACTTAACTTTAACTACATGCACTTTCACTAAACCACAGCTGGCCTGCAAAAAGCCTCCAGCAGCTCACTTGTTTGAGAGTCTGCTGTAGCTGTCTAACTGTGAATAAACCAATATAAATGCCCTGttattacttggaataaaatatttttacttaaggttttctttcttctgtaaagttactatgggagatgcatgtttttttcccAGCCATATAATCTACAAAATAATGCAAAATTGCC
This window of the Hoplias malabaricus isolate fHopMal1 chromosome Y, fHopMal1.hap1, whole genome shotgun sequence genome carries:
- the cert1a gene encoding ceramide transfer protein isoform X1 translates to MSVKPLQVEVPTSSYSSSSEEDVDPESEQTDELGGTLSKWTNYIHGWQDRWVVLKNSTLSYYKSRDEREYGCRGSLCLSKAVITPHEFDECRFDITVNDSVWYLRAEDPDLRQQWIDNIETHKAESGYGSESSLRHHGSMLSLTSATSGLSATSTSSFKKGHSLREKLAEMETFRDILCRQVDTLQKYFDNCASGDYRDEYHRDKEVEDDEEDFSTSKPDGDYLLNSNSSKEKLFPVANSRGPTGIDFKGEAITFKATTAGILSTLSHCIELMVKREETWQKRLDKEMERRRRAEEAYKSALSDLKKKSHYGGPDYEEGPNSLINEDEFFDAVEAALDRQDKIEEESEKCRSPRPITFSPDAFCSISAQRYSTKPHSHASSLSSLDLVSASDDVHRFSAELEEMVHSHMTYSLQDVGGDANWQLITEEGEMKVYRREVEENGVVLDPLKATHAVKGVTGHEVCHYFWDTAYRNDWETTVEHFNVVETLSEKAVIIYQTHKRVWPASQRDVLYLSVIRKILSSNENEPDTWLVCNFSVDHDGYPPTNRCIRAKINVAMICQTLVSPPEGNKEISRDNIICKITYVANVNPGGWAPASVLRTVARREYPKFLRRFTSYVQEKTRCSAVLF
- the cert1a gene encoding ceramide transfer protein isoform X2, whose product is MSVKPLQVEVPTSSYSSSSEEDVDPESEQTDELGGTLSKWTNYIHGWQDRWVVLKNSTLSYYKSRDEREYGCRGSLCLSKAVITPHEFDECRFDITVNDSVWYLRAEDPDLRQQWIDNIETHKAESGYGSESSLRHHGSMLSLTSATSGLSATSTSSFKKGHSLREKLAEMETFRDILCRQVDTLQKYFDNCASGDYRDEYHRDKEVEDDEEDFSTSKPDGDYLLNSNSSKEKLFPVANSRGPTGIDFKGEAITFKATTAGILSTLSHCIELMVKREETWQKRLDKEMERRRRAEEAYKSALSDLKKKSHYGGPDYEEGPNSLINEDEFFDAVEAALDRQDKIEEESEKCRSPRPITFSPDAFCSISAQRYSTKLEEMVHSHMTYSLQDVGGDANWQLITEEGEMKVYRREVEENGVVLDPLKATHAVKGVTGHEVCHYFWDTAYRNDWETTVEHFNVVETLSEKAVIIYQTHKRVWPASQRDVLYLSVIRKILSSNENEPDTWLVCNFSVDHDGYPPTNRCIRAKINVAMICQTLVSPPEGNKEISRDNIICKITYVANVNPGGWAPASVLRTVARREYPKFLRRFTSYVQEKTRCSAVLF